Genomic segment of Nitrospirota bacterium:
CACGGTCCACGGCTCCAGCAACCCCAACAGGTGTCGATACAGCTCGGTGTCGCGCACAGGAGGCCTCCCGGTGAGTGAAGGCCCCCTCTATAGCAGAATTCTCACCCACGGAAAAGCCGGAAGAACCATCTTTTGAATCACGGAAGGTAAAGTTGGCAGAGGCGCTCGCCAGAAAATCTGATACCGTTCCAGACTCCATTACGAAATTAGCTGGCCTATTACGGAAAATCAGGAAAGAGCACCCCGTGAAGCATCCGATGGATGTCGATTTCTAGCGGGTCGCTGGGGTCAGGCTTGTTTGGGGGACGCGAGGAGGGACGTTGCGGCTTTAGTGGCCTTCGTCCCCTAGGAATCCCGGGACGCGGATATGAACCACGGGCCTAAAGCCCCAAAGGCCGCAACGTCCCCGAGTGGGTCCCACGGCGGTTGCGACGGACTGAGCGGATCTCAAGATAGCTGCTGAACAGGGCCGGGCGCGAGAGATCGCGCCCGGCCTTCATTTTCAAAAGGAAAAGGTGACAGATTTATTTTCTGTTGCGGAGTGCTTGATTTCGGGGCAGCGTCTTCTTCGGACAAAACAAGATCGGAGTGCTGTTTAGGCTGCGGTCATCCCTGGTCGGCTGCTCCAAACAGGCGCCAGTCCGGGATGGCCCAGACGCGCGGGGCGAGGGGCTCGATTTCTCGGCCGCGATAGATGACCAGGCCGATCCTGGATGCGGCGCGCCGGAGGCCGCGGATCGGCGGGTCGGCCAGGAATTCTTCGAAAGCCTTGGCGTCCGCGCGGTGGGCGCGGGTTGCGGCCTTGGCTTCAATGGCCACGACCTGCGATGGGGTGTGCAGCACGAAGTCGACTTCCCGGCCGCTGCGCGTCCGGTAGAAGTGGATCTGCGGCGGGTCGTCCTGGAATGACGACCAGCGCAGCAACTCGTCGAGCACCATGGTTTCGAAGATGGCGCCGTCGGCCGCGCCGATTCGATCCGAGAGCAGGCGCGCGAGCCCGGGGTCCGTCCAGTAGAGTTTGGGACTTTTCACGAGGCGAGCCGTCGCGGTCGGCAGCAGCGGCCGGAGCAGGAACACTTGATAGGAAATTTCCAGGAAGCGCACGTATTTCTTCACGGTGTTGACCGCGACGCCGAGGTCCCGGGCGACTTCGCTGTAGGAAAGGACCTGGCCGGTGCGGGCCGCGAACAGGTTTTGCGCCAGGGCGAACTGATCGAGGTCGGCGACCCGTCCGAGGTCGGCCAGGTCCCGCTCCAAGTAGGTTCGCCGGAAATCCCGTAGCCAGATCATGCGGTCGTGGTCCGTAAGCGGTTCGACGGCGGGATACCCGCCCCACGACAGATGACCGTCGGCCAGACTTCGCCATTGTCTGGCGTGATCGGCCGACAACGCCTGATCGGCAAGGCGCTGGACTGCGGCGGCATCGTCGCGCCAGATCGCGTCCAGGCCTGAGGCTGGAACCGACGGCGCGTCGACCTTCTCGGACAGCGCCAGGGGCCACAGTTCCAGAAGCGACGCTCGCCCGGCGAGTGTCTCGCGGATCTGACGCAGCAGCAGAATCTGCGACGAGCCGAGCAGCAGGAAGCGATGCCCGTGTTTCCGGTCCGCAAGCAGCTTGACGGCATCCATCAGACCGGGCTGCTTTTGCACTTCATCCACGATCACCAATCGGGAGCCGTGATCCAATCGTCGAACCGGATCCCCGGCCAGTCGCAAGCGTTCGTCCGGATCGTCGAGCG
This window contains:
- a CDS encoding ATP-binding protein encodes the protein MDLDSIASMKLHPRALAPLIQARLAARAITVLTGARQTGKTTLVRDLLPTHGLAPLYLSLDDPDERLRLAGDPVRRLDHGSRLVIVDEVQKQPGLMDAVKLLADRKHGHRFLLLGSSQILLLRQIRETLAGRASLLELWPLALSEKVDAPSVPASGLDAIWRDDAAAVQRLADQALSADHARQWRSLADGHLSWGGYPAVEPLTDHDRMIWLRDFRRTYLERDLADLGRVADLDQFALAQNLFAARTGQVLSYSEVARDLGVAVNTVKKYVRFLEISYQVFLLRPLLPTATARLVKSPKLYWTDPGLARLLSDRIGAADGAIFETMVLDELLRWSSFQDDPPQIHFYRTRSGREVDFVLHTPSQVVAIEAKAATRAHRADAKAFEEFLADPPIRGLRRAASRIGLVIYRGREIEPLAPRVWAIPDWRLFGAADQG